From one Amycolatopsis sp. FDAARGOS 1241 genomic stretch:
- a CDS encoding DivIVA domain-containing protein produces the protein MSLTPADVHNVAFSKPPIGKRGYNEDEVDAFLDLVETELARLIEDNNELRQQVEQLDAELESTRSELENAKVSGPPPVRDEPSRRLAPVPPPASAMEQTQAHSMVGDSGEPNVQAAKVLGLAQEMADRLTAEAKTESDGMLAEARTKSEQLLSDARAKSDSMVNEARTRAETMLNDARTRAETLERQARDKATTLERESQRKYTETMNNLNAEKGALGKKIEELRTIEREYRTRLRGFLESQLRELDDRGSAAPASASSGSSQSTGSSSGQGYSFGPRAEAG, from the coding sequence ATGTCGTTGACCCCCGCTGACGTGCATAACGTCGCGTTCAGCAAGCCGCCCATCGGCAAGAGGGGCTACAACGAGGACGAGGTGGACGCGTTCCTCGACCTGGTGGAGACCGAGCTTGCCCGCCTGATCGAGGACAACAACGAGCTGCGCCAGCAGGTCGAGCAGCTCGACGCCGAGCTCGAGTCGACCCGGAGCGAGCTCGAGAACGCGAAGGTGAGCGGTCCTCCACCGGTGCGGGACGAGCCGTCCCGCCGGCTGGCCCCCGTGCCGCCGCCCGCCTCGGCCATGGAGCAGACGCAGGCCCACTCGATGGTCGGCGACAGCGGCGAGCCGAATGTGCAGGCCGCGAAGGTCCTGGGCCTGGCCCAGGAGATGGCCGACCGGCTGACCGCCGAGGCGAAGACCGAGTCCGACGGCATGCTGGCGGAGGCGCGGACGAAGTCCGAGCAGCTCCTGTCCGACGCCCGGGCGAAGTCCGACTCCATGGTCAACGAGGCGCGCACCCGCGCCGAGACCATGCTGAACGACGCGCGCACGCGCGCCGAGACGCTCGAGCGCCAGGCACGCGACAAGGCGACCACGCTGGAACGCGAGTCGCAGCGCAAGTACACCGAGACCATGAACAACCTGAACGCCGAGAAGGGCGCTCTGGGCAAGAAGATCGAGGAACTGCGCACCATCGAGCGCGAGTACCGCACCCGCCTGCGGGGCTTCCTCGAGTCCCAGCTGCGCGAACTCGACGACCGCGGCTCCGCGGCCCCGGCCTCGGCGTCGTCCGGCTCCAGCCAGTCCACCGGCTCCAGCAGCGGCCAGGGCTACTCGTTCGGCCCGCGCGCCGAAGCCGGCTGA
- a CDS encoding helix-turn-helix transcriptional regulator, with translation METVALAEVAAVLAEPSRATMCLALLDGRAWTIGELAAAARIAVSTASEHVTKLHEAGFVARVKQGRHAYVRIADPRVAELIEHLAQHAEHREPVGLKASLRTQRLSFARSCYDHLAGTVGVALREGLIANGIVDTADGLTLTAAGREVLEGLGVDVPVRSRRPLLRDCLDWTERRDHLAGAVPAAILARAVDAGWVTRDRQRAVRLRPAAGEPFAALGVDLATLGAG, from the coding sequence ATGGAAACCGTCGCGCTGGCCGAGGTGGCCGCGGTGCTCGCCGAGCCGAGCCGGGCGACGATGTGCCTGGCGCTGCTCGACGGGCGCGCGTGGACGATCGGCGAACTGGCCGCGGCGGCGCGGATCGCCGTGTCCACGGCGAGCGAGCACGTCACGAAGCTGCACGAAGCGGGGTTCGTCGCGCGTGTGAAGCAGGGCCGCCACGCCTACGTCCGCATCGCCGACCCGCGGGTGGCCGAACTGATCGAGCACCTGGCGCAGCACGCCGAGCACCGCGAGCCGGTGGGGCTGAAGGCATCGCTGCGGACGCAGCGGCTGAGCTTCGCCCGCAGCTGCTACGACCACCTGGCCGGGACCGTCGGCGTCGCGTTGCGCGAGGGCTTGATCGCGAACGGCATCGTGGACACCGCGGACGGGTTGACGCTGACGGCGGCGGGGCGTGAGGTGCTCGAAGGGCTCGGTGTCGACGTGCCCGTGCGCAGCCGGCGGCCGCTGTTGCGCGACTGTCTGGATTGGACGGAGCGGCGCGATCACCTCGCGGGCGCGGTGCCCGCGGCGATCCTGGCGCGGGCCGTCGACGCGGGCTGGGTCACACGTGATCGCCAGCGCGCGGTGCGCCTGCGGCCCGCGGCCGGCGAGCCGTTCGCCGCGCTCGGTGTCGATCTCGCGACGCTCGGTGCCGGATGA
- a CDS encoding MFS transporter has product MRPALLITLCTGMFLVQLDVTVVTVALPALGEHLHAGVGALQWVVDGYSVVLAALLLTGGALGDVLGHRGVVLTGFAVFGAASAACGLAQSAPWLVAARAVQGVGAALLLPGTLAVINRECPDRRTRARALGIWAGVSALALPAGPLLGGALVAVAGWRPVFLINAPIVAAATIAIRKLVAPGVRKPGCVDLPGAATAALGLGSGVYAVIGRQPVAVIPAVLAAAAFVLIEHRSADPMLPLGLLRSRRTAGANAISAAMNFAGLGSILVFTLYLQRVLNFPPPVAGLAMLPLFLTPALLGPLSGRLAAKFGTRPPIVAGLLLGAVGLFALLRAGTTGYATVLPALLGLGAGLGLLTAAVVTAAVDGVPAERAGIAGGVNNAARQAAGALGVAVFGAVAGDPAHAGTFVHGLHLLGAAAGALWLAAAVLAVRTT; this is encoded by the coding sequence ATGCGACCGGCTCTGCTGATCACCCTGTGCACCGGGATGTTCCTGGTGCAGCTCGACGTCACCGTCGTCACCGTGGCCCTGCCCGCGCTCGGCGAGCACCTGCACGCCGGAGTCGGCGCGTTGCAGTGGGTCGTCGACGGCTACTCCGTAGTCCTCGCCGCGCTGCTGCTCACGGGCGGCGCGCTCGGCGACGTCCTCGGGCACCGCGGCGTGGTGCTCACCGGGTTCGCGGTGTTCGGCGCCGCCTCCGCTGCGTGCGGGCTCGCGCAGTCGGCTCCGTGGCTGGTCGCCGCCCGTGCCGTGCAGGGCGTCGGCGCGGCGCTGCTGCTGCCCGGCACGCTCGCCGTGATCAACCGGGAGTGTCCCGACCGCCGTACGCGCGCCCGGGCCCTCGGGATCTGGGCCGGGGTGTCAGCGCTGGCGCTGCCCGCCGGGCCGTTGCTGGGCGGCGCGCTCGTCGCCGTCGCCGGGTGGCGGCCGGTGTTCCTGATCAACGCGCCGATCGTCGCTGCGGCGACGATCGCCATCCGGAAGCTGGTCGCGCCCGGCGTCCGCAAACCGGGGTGCGTGGATCTTCCCGGCGCCGCGACGGCCGCGCTCGGCCTCGGCTCCGGCGTCTACGCCGTCATCGGCCGGCAACCCGTGGCCGTCATCCCGGCCGTCCTCGCCGCCGCGGCGTTCGTCCTGATCGAACACCGGTCGGCAGACCCGATGCTGCCGCTGGGCCTCCTGCGTTCGCGCCGGACTGCCGGAGCCAATGCGATCTCCGCGGCGATGAACTTCGCCGGCCTCGGCTCGATCCTGGTCTTCACTCTGTACCTGCAGCGCGTGCTGAACTTCCCGCCACCGGTCGCGGGGCTCGCGATGCTCCCGCTGTTCCTGACGCCGGCCCTGCTCGGTCCCCTCAGCGGTCGGCTCGCCGCGAAGTTCGGCACGCGCCCGCCCATCGTCGCCGGGCTCCTCCTCGGGGCGGTGGGCCTGTTCGCTCTCCTGCGCGCCGGCACCACGGGTTACGCCACTGTCCTGCCGGCCCTGCTCGGCCTCGGCGCCGGCCTGGGGTTGCTCACCGCCGCCGTCGTCACCGCTGCCGTCGACGGGGTACCGGCGGAACGCGCGGGCATCGCCGGCGGCGTGAACAACGCGGCGCGCCAGGCCGCGGGCGCGCTCGGGGTCGCCGTTTTCGGTGCTGTGGCAGGGGATCCGGCGCACGCCGGCACGTTCGTCCACGGGCTGCACCTGCTCGGCGCGGCCGCCGGCGCGCTGTGGCTCGCGGCGGCCGTGCTCGCCGTTCGCACGACCTGA
- a CDS encoding penicillin-binding transpeptidase domain-containing protein: MSPAGKRAVLIGGAVAIVAIVVAAVVILTGGSPAPEAAAQPSDSAAAAAGPVAPDPTSAAQLYLKDFAGNQTDDAGLLTDDPHAAAPALRDAWYTLKPHDVQAKVDKVDPVAAGAAKTTASYTLTWDLGPGHVWSYSGAFDVVKAGVDWRVHWTPAVLYPKLQAGQRLVISTAAADQPAVVDREGKALVMTGPGGVNVVPGSKFPLLASALTAEVTSSASDAFAVQRVDSSGKVLETVFGKVDTGQPPVKSTLSTAVQGAAQFAVDTYKGKAVIVAIQPSTGGLLAVAQNAAAGTSPTALNGLYAPGSTFKIATATAALEAGVVTKDSQVACPLTARIGTRTISNEGFDLGTTTVHRAFAKSCNTTFGQLASQLPPDALEKAASQYGLNADFDIPGLTTEMGKVVAASGGDEQVEDGIGQGTVQVSPFGEALMAATVAAGKAVTPKLWQGSDGTETTVNDGYRAPSASVLASLRTMMREVVTGGTATGLARSGTVYGKTGTAQFGSGAEAHGWFVGYRGDVAFSVFLEDSNDSGPAVTLGAKFLSEVK; this comes from the coding sequence GTGAGTCCTGCCGGTAAGAGAGCCGTCCTGATCGGCGGCGCGGTCGCGATCGTCGCGATCGTCGTGGCAGCGGTCGTGATCCTGACCGGCGGTTCGCCGGCACCCGAGGCGGCGGCGCAGCCGTCCGATTCCGCGGCGGCCGCGGCGGGACCGGTCGCACCCGATCCGACCTCGGCCGCGCAGCTCTACCTCAAGGACTTCGCCGGCAACCAGACCGACGACGCCGGCCTGCTGACCGACGACCCGCACGCGGCGGCCCCGGCGCTGCGCGACGCGTGGTACACGCTCAAGCCGCACGACGTGCAGGCCAAGGTCGACAAGGTCGATCCCGTGGCCGCGGGCGCGGCGAAGACGACCGCGAGCTACACGCTCACGTGGGATCTCGGTCCTGGTCACGTGTGGTCCTACAGCGGCGCGTTCGACGTCGTCAAAGCCGGTGTCGACTGGCGTGTGCACTGGACGCCCGCCGTGCTGTACCCGAAATTGCAGGCCGGGCAGCGGCTCGTGATCTCGACCGCCGCGGCCGACCAGCCCGCCGTCGTCGATCGCGAGGGCAAGGCGCTGGTCATGACCGGTCCGGGCGGGGTGAACGTGGTGCCCGGCTCGAAGTTCCCGCTGCTGGCCTCCGCGCTGACCGCCGAGGTCACCTCGTCGGCGTCCGACGCCTTCGCGGTGCAACGGGTCGACTCGTCGGGCAAGGTGCTCGAGACGGTCTTCGGCAAGGTCGACACCGGGCAGCCGCCGGTGAAGTCGACGCTGAGCACCGCCGTGCAAGGGGCGGCGCAGTTCGCCGTGGACACGTACAAGGGCAAGGCCGTGATCGTGGCCATCCAGCCGTCCACGGGCGGGCTGCTCGCAGTCGCCCAGAACGCCGCGGCGGGGACGAGCCCCACCGCGCTGAACGGCCTGTACGCGCCGGGCTCGACGTTCAAGATCGCCACGGCGACGGCCGCGCTCGAAGCCGGTGTCGTCACTAAGGACTCGCAGGTGGCGTGCCCGCTCACGGCGCGGATCGGCACGCGGACCATTTCCAACGAGGGCTTCGACCTCGGCACGACGACCGTGCACCGGGCGTTCGCGAAGTCGTGCAACACGACGTTCGGCCAGCTCGCTTCGCAGCTGCCGCCCGATGCGCTGGAGAAAGCCGCGAGCCAGTACGGGCTCAATGCCGACTTCGACATCCCCGGCCTGACCACCGAGATGGGCAAGGTCGTCGCCGCGAGCGGCGGTGACGAGCAGGTCGAGGACGGCATCGGCCAGGGCACCGTGCAGGTCAGCCCGTTCGGCGAAGCGCTGATGGCCGCGACGGTGGCTGCCGGCAAGGCCGTGACCCCGAAGCTGTGGCAGGGCTCCGACGGCACCGAGACCACGGTGAACGACGGTTACCGCGCGCCGTCCGCGAGCGTGCTGGCTTCGCTGCGCACGATGATGCGCGAGGTCGTCACCGGCGGCACCGCGACCGGCCTCGCGCGATCCGGCACCGTCTACGGCAAGACCGGCACGGCGCAGTTCGGCAGCGGGGCCGAGGCCCACGGCTGGTTCGTCGGCTACCGCGGTGACGTCGCGTTCTCGGTGTTCCTGGAGGACAGCAACGACTCCGGTCCGGCCGTCACGCTGGGCGCCAAGTTCCTGTCCGAGGTGAAGTAG
- a CDS encoding YggT family protein, translated as MWLVIWYVLFAFWLLLTARIVIELVRTFAREWRPAGGVAVTLETIYTVTDPPVRLFRRIIPMVRIGGMGLDLSIMVLLLVVFFAMQLATPR; from the coding sequence GTGTGGCTGGTGATCTGGTACGTGCTGTTCGCCTTCTGGCTTCTGCTGACGGCGCGTATTGTGATCGAGCTCGTGCGCACCTTCGCGCGCGAGTGGCGTCCCGCCGGAGGGGTTGCGGTGACGCTCGAGACCATCTACACAGTGACCGACCCGCCGGTTCGTCTGTTCAGGCGAATCATCCCGATGGTTCGGATCGGCGGGATGGGACTGGACTTATCGATTATGGTGCTGCTGTTGGTTGTGTTCTTCGCGATGCAACTGGCAACTCCCAGGTGA
- a CDS encoding cell division protein SepF yields MSALQKLKAYFGMVPADEDGYDVEDDDYRRDYDDEYDYEEPPARSRSRYRDAADTYDEPVARARSRPVTASEPATHGALAVDRQPEPVARLRPVTEPVRPPSRDPLSRITTLHPTSYVEARAIGEHYREGIPVIINLTEMENADAKRLVDFAAGLAFALRGSMDKVTNKVFLLSPPDVDVTAEDRRRIAEGGLFLRG; encoded by the coding sequence ATGAGCGCGCTGCAGAAGCTGAAGGCCTACTTCGGGATGGTGCCCGCAGACGAAGACGGCTACGACGTCGAGGACGACGACTACCGTCGTGACTACGACGACGAGTACGACTACGAAGAGCCGCCGGCCCGGTCGCGTTCACGGTACCGCGACGCCGCGGACACGTACGACGAGCCTGTCGCCCGGGCTCGCTCACGCCCGGTGACCGCTTCGGAGCCGGCGACGCACGGGGCGCTGGCCGTGGACCGGCAGCCCGAGCCCGTCGCCCGGCTGCGGCCGGTCACGGAGCCCGTGCGCCCGCCGTCGCGCGACCCGCTGAGCCGGATCACCACCCTGCACCCGACGAGCTACGTCGAAGCGCGGGCGATCGGCGAGCACTACCGCGAAGGCATCCCCGTGATCATCAACCTCACGGAGATGGAGAACGCGGACGCCAAGCGGCTCGTCGACTTCGCCGCAGGGCTCGCGTTCGCGCTCCGGGGGTCGATGGACAAGGTCACCAACAAGGTGTTCCTTCTCTCACCGCCGGATGTGGACGTGACGGCCGAGGACCGCCGGCGGATCGCCGAGGGCGGGCTTTTCCTGCGCGGCTGA
- the ileS gene encoding isoleucine--tRNA ligase, with amino-acid sequence MYPQAQLDGDGTVPAQPSFPALEQRVLEYWETDRTFQASIDARPAGENGDNEYVFYDGPPFANGLPHYGHLLTGYVKDIVPRYQTLKGKHVDRRFGWDTHGLPAELEAMRQLGITEKQEIEAMGVAKFNEASRESVLRYTKEWEEYVTRQARWVDFDHDYKTLDLSYMESVIWAFKQLWDKGLVYEGYRVLPYCWRDETPLSNHELRMDDDVYRTRQDPAVTVGFRLEGNGNELDGTYLLIWTTTPWTLPSNLATAVHPEVRYVVVESENFPGKRFLLAQDRVAAYARELGEEPAVVAHYTGEQLLGNRYAPPFPYFLGRENAHRILSADYVTTEDGTGVVHIAPAYGEEDKVVTDAAGITPATPVDARGRFDATVPDYEGQQVFEANPHIVRDLKNGTGSAAQQGAVLLRHETYEHPYPHCWRCRNPLIYRAVSSWFVAVTQFKDRMVELNQQITWYPDNVKDGQFGKWLENARDWSVSRNRYWGSPIPVWQSDDPAYPRTDVYGSLDELERDFGVRLDNLHRPYIDELTRPNPDDPTGNSVMRRVEDVLDVWFDSGSMPYAQVHYPFENREWFEHHYPSDFIVEYIGQTRGWFYLLHVLATALFDRPAFRTCISHGIVLGSDGQKMSKSLRNYPDVNEVFERDGSDAMRWYLMASPILRGGNLVVTDRGIRDAVRQAVLPLWNSYYFLALYANAEGVDGRWRTDSTHLLDRYVLAKTHELVTDVEYALDNYDIAGACQTVRDFLEVLTNWYVRRSRDRFWAGDRDAIDTLHTVLEVTCRVVAPLLPLTTETVWRGLTGGRSVHLTDWPSTLDLPADAALVTAMDRVRQVASTALSLRKANKLRVRLPLQKLLVAAEDVEALREFTDILRDEVNVKSVELTTDVAAHGSFEVAVNARAAGPRLGKAVQQVIKAVKAGDWTTNESGAVVAAGVELLESEYERRLVAKGGGAAAELPGGTGLVQLDTEVTAELADEGVARDLVRVVQQARREAGLDVSDRIVLTIDAPEGVVAAVEKFEEFVASETLATSVTYGDAPDGFEGTVGEGVKVRVAVEKA; translated from the coding sequence ATGTACCCCCAGGCCCAGCTGGACGGAGACGGCACCGTCCCGGCCCAGCCGTCGTTCCCCGCGCTGGAGCAGCGCGTCCTCGAGTACTGGGAGACCGACCGGACGTTCCAGGCCTCGATCGACGCGCGCCCGGCCGGCGAGAACGGCGACAACGAGTACGTGTTCTACGACGGCCCGCCGTTCGCCAACGGCCTGCCGCACTACGGGCACCTGCTCACGGGGTACGTGAAGGACATCGTCCCGCGCTACCAGACGCTGAAGGGCAAGCACGTCGACCGCCGGTTCGGGTGGGACACCCATGGCCTGCCCGCCGAGCTCGAGGCGATGCGCCAGCTCGGCATCACGGAGAAGCAAGAGATCGAGGCGATGGGGGTCGCCAAGTTCAACGAGGCCTCCCGCGAGTCCGTGCTGCGCTACACCAAGGAGTGGGAGGAGTACGTCACCCGGCAGGCGCGCTGGGTCGACTTCGACCACGACTACAAGACGCTCGACCTGTCCTACATGGAGTCGGTCATCTGGGCGTTCAAGCAGCTGTGGGACAAGGGCCTCGTGTACGAGGGCTACCGCGTGCTGCCCTACTGCTGGCGCGACGAGACGCCGCTGTCCAACCACGAGCTGCGGATGGACGACGACGTCTACCGCACGCGCCAGGACCCGGCCGTGACCGTCGGCTTCCGCCTGGAGGGCAACGGGAACGAGCTCGACGGCACGTATCTGCTCATCTGGACGACGACGCCGTGGACGCTGCCGTCGAACCTCGCCACCGCCGTGCACCCGGAGGTGCGCTACGTCGTGGTGGAGAGCGAGAACTTCCCCGGCAAGCGGTTCCTGCTCGCGCAGGACCGGGTCGCGGCTTACGCGCGTGAGCTCGGCGAGGAGCCGGCCGTCGTCGCGCACTACACCGGCGAGCAGCTGCTCGGGAACCGTTACGCCCCACCGTTCCCGTACTTCCTCGGCCGCGAGAACGCGCACCGGATCCTGTCGGCCGACTACGTCACCACCGAAGACGGCACCGGCGTGGTCCACATCGCGCCCGCCTACGGTGAGGAGGACAAGGTCGTCACCGACGCGGCGGGCATCACGCCGGCCACGCCGGTCGACGCGCGCGGGCGGTTCGACGCGACCGTGCCCGACTACGAGGGCCAGCAGGTGTTCGAGGCCAACCCGCACATCGTCCGCGACCTCAAGAACGGCACGGGTTCCGCGGCACAGCAGGGCGCGGTCCTGCTGCGCCACGAGACCTACGAGCACCCGTACCCGCACTGCTGGCGCTGCCGCAACCCGCTGATCTACCGCGCGGTGTCGTCGTGGTTCGTCGCGGTGACGCAGTTCAAGGACCGCATGGTCGAGCTCAACCAGCAGATCACCTGGTACCCGGACAACGTCAAGGACGGCCAGTTCGGCAAGTGGCTGGAGAACGCCCGCGACTGGTCGGTCTCCCGCAACCGGTACTGGGGCTCGCCGATCCCGGTGTGGCAGTCGGACGACCCGGCCTACCCGCGCACCGACGTCTACGGCTCGCTCGACGAGCTGGAGCGCGACTTCGGTGTGCGGCTGGACAACCTGCACCGCCCGTACATCGACGAGCTGACCCGGCCGAACCCGGACGACCCGACCGGGAACTCGGTCATGCGCCGCGTCGAGGACGTGCTCGACGTGTGGTTCGACTCGGGCTCGATGCCCTACGCCCAGGTGCACTATCCGTTCGAGAACCGCGAGTGGTTCGAGCACCACTACCCGAGTGACTTCATCGTGGAGTACATCGGGCAGACGCGCGGCTGGTTCTACCTGCTGCACGTGCTCGCGACGGCGCTGTTCGACCGGCCGGCGTTCCGCACCTGCATCAGCCACGGCATCGTGCTCGGCTCCGACGGGCAGAAGATGTCGAAGTCGCTGCGGAACTACCCGGACGTCAACGAGGTGTTCGAGCGCGACGGGTCCGACGCCATGCGGTGGTACCTCATGGCGAGCCCGATCCTGCGCGGCGGCAACCTCGTCGTCACCGACCGCGGCATTCGCGACGCGGTGCGCCAGGCTGTGCTGCCGCTGTGGAACTCGTACTACTTCCTCGCGCTGTACGCGAACGCCGAGGGCGTGGACGGCCGGTGGCGCACGGACTCGACGCACCTGCTCGACCGGTACGTGCTCGCGAAGACCCACGAGCTCGTCACCGATGTCGAGTACGCGCTGGACAACTACGACATCGCCGGCGCGTGCCAGACCGTGCGCGATTTCCTCGAGGTCCTCACGAACTGGTACGTGCGCCGCTCGCGCGACCGGTTCTGGGCGGGTGACCGGGACGCCATCGACACCCTGCACACGGTGCTCGAGGTGACCTGCCGGGTCGTCGCGCCCTTGCTGCCGCTCACCACGGAGACGGTGTGGCGCGGCCTCACCGGCGGCCGTTCGGTGCACCTGACCGACTGGCCGAGCACGCTCGACCTGCCGGCCGACGCCGCGCTGGTCACGGCGATGGACCGCGTGCGGCAGGTGGCGTCGACGGCGCTGTCGCTGCGCAAGGCCAACAAGCTGCGCGTGCGGCTGCCGCTGCAGAAGCTGCTGGTCGCGGCGGAGGACGTGGAGGCACTGCGCGAGTTCACCGACATCCTGCGGGACGAGGTGAACGTCAAGTCGGTGGAGCTGACCACCGATGTCGCGGCGCACGGCTCGTTCGAGGTCGCCGTGAACGCGCGGGCGGCCGGGCCGCGGCTCGGCAAGGCCGTGCAGCAGGTGATCAAGGCCGTCAAGGCCGGCGACTGGACGACGAACGAGTCCGGCGCCGTCGTGGCGGCCGGGGTCGAGCTGCTCGAGAGTGAGTACGAGCGGCGCCTGGTGGCCAAGGGCGGCGGTGCGGCGGCCGAGCTGCCGGGCGGCACGGGGCTCGTGCAGCTCGACACCGAGGTCACCGCCGAGCTGGCCGACGAGGGGGTGGCGCGCGATCTCGTGCGCGTGGTGCAGCAGGCCCGCCGCGAAGCCGGCCTCGACGTGTCGGACCGGATCGTGCTCACGATCGACGCGCCGGAGGGCGTCGTGGCCGCGGTGGAGAAGTTCGAGGAGTTCGTGGCCTCGGAGACGCTGGCCACCTCGGTGACCTACGGCGACGCGCCCGACGGGTTCGAAGGCACCGTCGGCGAGGGCGTCAAGGTCCGCGTGGCGGTCGAGAAGGCCTGA
- a CDS encoding helix-turn-helix transcriptional regulator — translation MATGGDVDIARTAALFADPARVRVLLALGDGRALAASVLAGEAGLSAQGVSAHLAKLLAAGLVTAERSGRHRFYRLTGAAPELLETLARFSPARPVRSLREGTRAQALRSARTCYDHVAGQLGVAITAALVVRHALVTVDGDPTTARRPGDALSAQLPDHPYALGPAASEVFGELGVDVSAASSARRPLLRFCLDWSEQRHHLAGALGAAVLGRLLDAGWLRRRTDAHRAVRLTPSGRSVLGDVLGI, via the coding sequence ATGGCGACCGGAGGAGACGTCGACATCGCCCGCACCGCGGCCCTGTTCGCGGACCCGGCGCGCGTGCGGGTGCTGCTCGCGCTGGGTGACGGGCGGGCGCTGGCGGCGTCCGTGCTGGCCGGGGAGGCGGGGCTGTCGGCGCAGGGCGTGAGCGCGCACCTGGCCAAGCTGCTGGCCGCGGGACTCGTGACCGCCGAACGCTCCGGGCGGCACCGCTTCTACCGCCTGACGGGCGCGGCGCCGGAACTGCTGGAGACGCTGGCCCGGTTCTCCCCCGCGCGGCCGGTGCGGTCCCTGCGGGAGGGCACCCGCGCGCAGGCGCTGCGCTCGGCGCGGACGTGCTACGACCACGTCGCGGGGCAGCTCGGCGTGGCGATCACGGCGGCGCTCGTGGTGCGGCACGCACTGGTCACTGTGGACGGTGACCCGACGACGGCGCGGCGCCCGGGTGACGCGCTTTCCGCGCAGCTGCCCGATCACCCGTACGCGCTGGGGCCGGCGGCTTCGGAGGTCTTCGGCGAACTGGGCGTGGACGTTTCCGCGGCTTCTTCGGCGCGGCGCCCGCTGCTGCGCTTCTGCTTGGACTGGAGCGAGCAGCGCCACCACCTGGCGGGTGCGCTCGGAGCGGCCGTGCTGGGGCGGCTGCTCGACGCCGGCTGGCTCCGCCGCCGCACGGACGCCCACCGCGCGGTGCGGCTGACGCCGTCGGGGCGCTCGGTGCTGGGCGACGTGCTGGGGATCTAA
- a CDS encoding YggS family pyridoxal phosphate-dependent enzyme — translation MSEARREELKASLAAVEDRITAACEAAGRAREDVRLLGVTKTFPAPDAALLVELGLRNLAENRDQEAGPKAAEVAELSPGAPPRWHMVGSLQRNKARSVVRWAAEVQSVDSARLADALGRAAGNAREAGERTDPLDVLIQVSLDGDPARGGIPVADVPALAEHITRVGELRLRGVMAVAPLAEDPGSAFALLAQVSHRLREDHPNAAEVSAGMSHDLEQAITHGSTCVRVGTALLGGRGLASP, via the coding sequence GTGAGCGAGGCGCGCCGCGAGGAGCTCAAAGCGTCGCTCGCCGCCGTCGAGGATCGGATCACCGCCGCCTGCGAGGCCGCCGGGCGAGCGCGCGAAGACGTGCGCCTGCTGGGCGTCACGAAGACCTTCCCGGCGCCCGACGCGGCGCTGCTGGTCGAACTGGGACTGCGGAACCTCGCCGAGAACCGGGACCAGGAGGCCGGGCCGAAGGCCGCCGAGGTGGCCGAGCTGAGCCCCGGTGCGCCGCCGCGCTGGCACATGGTCGGGAGCCTGCAGCGCAACAAGGCGCGGTCGGTGGTCCGCTGGGCGGCGGAGGTCCAGTCGGTCGACTCCGCGCGCCTGGCCGATGCGCTGGGCCGTGCGGCGGGCAACGCGCGGGAAGCGGGGGAGCGCACGGATCCGCTCGACGTGCTGATCCAGGTGAGCCTCGACGGCGACCCGGCGCGGGGCGGCATCCCCGTCGCCGACGTCCCGGCGCTGGCCGAGCACATAACTCGCGTGGGTGAGCTGCGGTTGCGCGGTGTGATGGCCGTCGCGCCGCTGGCCGAGGATCCGGGCAGCGCTTTTGCCCTGCTTGCCCAGGTCTCGCACCGACTTCGGGAAGATCACCCGAATGCCGCAGAAGTCTCCGCCGGGATGAGCCATGATCTCGAACAGGCGATCACGCACGGCTCGACCTGTGTGCGTGTCGGAACCGCGTTGCTCGGTGGGCGCGGTTTAGCCTCGCCGTAG
- the pgeF gene encoding peptidoglycan editing factor PgeF, whose protein sequence is MRVRRVVTTRAGGASRPPYESFNLGDHVGDDEGDVYANRKRLATELGLAEDRLAWMEQVHGRTATVVDGTETKAAEATDALVTASPGVALVVLVADCVPLLMADPEAGVVAAVHAGRVGARIGVVPAAVAAMRDLGAEPARTEVLLGPAICGACYEVPADLAADVEKHVPGSACKTRRGTAGLDLRAGLYRQLAELGVGRIGVDPRCTAEDKTLFSYRRDGTTGRIAGITWLEAE, encoded by the coding sequence GTGCGAGTACGACGAGTCGTGACGACCAGGGCGGGCGGGGCTTCCCGGCCGCCGTACGAGAGCTTCAACCTCGGGGACCACGTCGGCGACGACGAGGGCGACGTGTACGCCAACCGCAAGCGGCTGGCGACCGAGCTCGGGCTCGCCGAGGACCGCCTGGCGTGGATGGAACAGGTGCACGGCCGCACGGCCACCGTCGTGGACGGCACCGAGACCAAGGCGGCGGAGGCCACCGACGCCCTCGTCACGGCGTCGCCGGGGGTGGCGCTCGTGGTGCTGGTCGCCGACTGCGTGCCGCTGCTGATGGCCGACCCTGAGGCGGGTGTGGTGGCCGCGGTGCACGCCGGCCGCGTGGGCGCGCGCATCGGCGTGGTCCCGGCCGCGGTGGCGGCGATGCGCGACCTGGGCGCCGAACCGGCCCGCACGGAGGTGCTGCTCGGCCCGGCCATCTGCGGCGCCTGCTACGAAGTCCCGGCCGACCTGGCCGCGGACGTCGAGAAGCACGTGCCCGGCAGCGCCTGCAAGACCCGCCGGGGCACCGCGGGTCTCGACCTGCGCGCGGGGCTGTACCGCCAGCTCGCCGAGCTCGGCGTCGGCCGGATCGGCGTGGACCCGCGCTGCACAGCCGAGGACAAGACGCTCTTCAGCTACCGCCGCGACGGGACCACCGGCCGGATCGCCGGCATCACGTGGCTGGAGGCCGAGTGA